GCGACAAACCGGTGAAGATGGAAGAAGGGAGTAAAACTTCCGCCGATACGGTCAAGACGGAAAGCGGCCTCATCTACGCGGATGTGATCGTCGGCAACGGAGCCACGCCGAAGCCCGGCCAGACCTGTGTGGTTCACTACACCGGCTGGCTGACCGACGGCAAGAAATTCGACAGTTCCAAGGATCGCAATCAGCCGTTCCAATTCCCGCTCGGGCAAGGTAAAGTCATCAAGGGCTGGGATGAAGGCGTAGCCACGATGCGCGTCGGCGGAACCCGCACGCTCATCATTCCGCCCGCACTGGCCTACGGGGATAAGGCGGTGGGTGGCGGAATGATCCCGGCCAACTCCACGCTGGTCTTTCAGGTGGAACTGCTCGACGTGAAGTGATTCGAGGTTTAGGTTTCAGAACGTCAAAGGGCGACAGCTTTTCGCTGCCGCCCTTCTCATCGTCGGGGATTGAGATGCCGAAACGGGAAAACGGGATTGCCCGCGCCGCCGACTCACACGGCTGCGCTTTGGGAGCCGTGACGGTGCCGCCGGGCGACGATAAAAAAATAACTACTCTCTGGGGGCCGTATCGCGGTCTTGCTGCTGCTTGCGAAGCCGACCCAGTTCATCGGAATAGTAGGAGATCCGCGCGGCCAGCTCGGAGATCGCCGTATCCTCGGGAGTGACCGGACGATTCTCATGTAAAAGTTTGAAAGCCGCCTCGCCCAGCGCGCCGTAGACGGTCTTGAGCCTCCGCTCGGTCTGAAAAATGTCCATGCGCAGCCGGGCCTGCTTGGCCAGATCGTCTCCGGCGACGCGGATTTCGCGTACCCCTTCCCGTACGGTATCGCGAATGTCGTCCCAGAAATCCTTGCTCCCTGAACCCGGATCATGATTCTTCATTGTCGCCCCCTTTCTACAGGGCTTATATCTTTTATACATCCCGCTCAGGCGGGATGTTCCGTTCAGGCGGCCTTGCGCTTCTTGCCTCCGCCCCCGCCACTCCCTCCGCGCTTCCCACCGTCCACCGAATAGGCTCCCGGACCGAGCAGCAGAATCGCCACCACCACCACCAGATAGGCCAGGGGAAGCTCTTTGGATGGCCCGCCGGCGGCGATGAAGGGATGTTCCCAGTTGCGGCCGAAGGCAGCCACACCCATTGTGATAGCTGCCGCAGATGCCGCGAAGTGCGTCCACAATCCGAGGATCAGGAAAAAGCCTCCAAGAAGTTCCGATGCCACCGCCAGCCAGGCAAACAACATCGGCAGCGGAAATCCCAGCGGAGCGACCGCCGTCTCGGCAAACCCGCCAACTCCGGCATTCAGTTTCA
This portion of the bacterium genome encodes:
- a CDS encoding DoxX family protein, with protein sequence MKSTIQNIALLWLRVAVGLGLMVHGWLKLNAGVGGFAETAVAPLGFPLPMLFAWLAVASELLGGFFLILGLWTHFAASAAAITMGVAAFGRNWEHPFIAAGGPSKELPLAYLVVVVAILLLGPGAYSVDGGKRGGSGGGGGKKRKAA
- a CDS encoding FKBP-type peptidyl-prolyl cis-trans isomerase, with amino-acid sequence MTRFLVILLSLLLMTAIGCGKSSTTEKAATPVKDEPATPTEITASDKPVKMEEGSKTSADTVKTESGLIYADVIVGNGATPKPGQTCVVHYTGWLTDGKKFDSSKDRNQPFQFPLGQGKVIKGWDEGVATMRVGGTRTLIIPPALAYGDKAVGGGMIPANSTLVFQVELLDVK